The Salarias fasciatus unplaced genomic scaffold, fSalaFa1.1, whole genome shotgun sequence genome contains a region encoding:
- the LOC115385034 gene encoding ladderlectin-like → MVCENSRAPAEQPAALEEAVKEAQEELAAAPEAELLVKSEDESLAPEDLVPASRNARSNSCPYGWSSFNSRCFKFIHSAMSWYSAESHCYNLGGHLASVSNPREYSFLQRLTHEAGQTYAWLGGYYLQNRWIWIDGTGLYYTNWYAPSTASSYPCMMLRNLYGWGNTNCGTAYRFICSINPSNC, encoded by the exons ATGGTATGTGAAAACTCCCGCG ctccagctgagcagccagcagcttTGG AAGAAGCAGTGAAGGAAGCCCAGGAAGAGCTGGCTGCTGCCCCTG AGGCGGAGCTGCTGGTGAAGAGTGAAGATGAATCGTTGGCTCCAGAAGACCTGGTCCCTGCTTCCAGAAACG ctcgttCTAACTCCTGTCCCTATGGCTGGTCAAGCTTCAACTCTCGCTGCTTTAAGTTCATCCACTCAGCCATGTCCTGGTACAGCGCTGAG AGCCACTGCTACAACCTGGGAGGTCACCTGGCCTCGGTCAGCAACCCCCGAGAGTACAGCTTCCTGCAGAGATTGACTCATGAGGCCGGTCAGACCTATGCCTGGCTGGGAGGATACTACCTGCAG AATCGGTGGATCTGGATTGACGGTACTGGACTCTACTACACCAACTGGTACGCTCCTTCAACTGCCAGCAGCTACCCCTGCATGATGTTACGCAACTTGT ATGGCTGGGGGAACACCAACTGTGGCACAGCTTACCGCTTCATCTGCTCCATTAACCCATCCAACTGCTAG